A window from Armatimonadota bacterium encodes these proteins:
- a CDS encoding CvpA family protein, with protein sequence MSWVDFLVIGILVYTVWQGVLRGWGAALVGIVVIAAAWSVTILLLPYYGPGVESLPLEPAWARTIAFGLILVGFYVIFSLIANAFLGGKRPKVEAQVAGALFGAARGLAGAMVILGFLAATPAREALIRDINASRLGRPILEGQRRVMQRIPTLPPIGPDRRI encoded by the coding sequence GTGAGCTGGGTGGACTTTCTTGTCATTGGCATCCTGGTCTATACCGTGTGGCAGGGGGTGCTCCGTGGCTGGGGAGCGGCCCTGGTGGGGATCGTGGTCATCGCGGCCGCATGGTCAGTGACCATCCTCCTGCTGCCCTACTATGGTCCGGGCGTGGAGTCGCTTCCCCTGGAGCCGGCGTGGGCGCGCACCATCGCCTTCGGCTTGATCCTGGTGGGTTTCTACGTGATATTCAGCCTGATCGCCAACGCCTTCCTGGGGGGCAAGCGGCCCAAGGTGGAGGCGCAGGTCGCCGGCGCCCTCTTCGGCGCCGCCCGGGGGTTGGCCGGCGCCATGGTCATCCTGGGGTTCCTGGCGGCCACGCCGGCGAGGGAGGCGCTCATCCGCGACATTAACGCCTCCCGCCTGGGCAGGCCCATCCTGGAGGGGCAGCGGCGGGTGATGCAGCGCATCCCGACGCTGCCGCCCATCGGTCCCGACCGACGCATCTAG
- the pheT gene encoding phenylalanine--tRNA ligase subunit beta has product MRVPLSWLREFVPLPEEPEALRDRLAMLGFGHEPVQWVGEEAVLDLEVASNRPDLLSVLGVAREIAAAWERELTLPRITLRRSATPAATVVDVAVEDVQGCPRYTAHVISGVRVGASPPWMVRRLEAAGIRSINNVVDVTNYVMLEQGQPLHAFDLDRLAGPRILVRRAHPGERLVTLDGVDRPLDPQVLVITDSARPVAIAGVMGGADTEIGAATTRVLLEAAVFHPAQVRRTARRLGLRTESSARFERGLDPRGVLRAARRAAGLIAEVAGGRVLTGAVDVYPHPAPPTTITLRLPRIARVLGVEVPQATVLAILRRLGCRVVRRASHLVVTAPVGRVDLEREEDLIEEVARHYGYDRIPEAMPREVVQAGSVAPSLQAEARVRDLLVRAGFVEAITLSLVSPEVYQRLGVGADDLREGLVPLQNPLLADHTHLRAMLLPGLLEVLRVNLSRRVEDVHLFEIGRIFRPGVGATAGRVEERRALAVAMHGRLARGWNLPPAAVEVTFFHLKGLLEELGAVLRLSLQAEPAAAPWLHPGRGARLLADGAEAGLFGELHPEVAERFGLSGRVYAAEVDLEELLRRAAPRPRFDPLPRHPSVDRDLAIFVPADVPQAEVLRVIHASGGPLLESAELFDVYTGPQAPPGQRSLAYSLRFRAADRTLTAAEADGALGRIQAALREKLGATPRG; this is encoded by the coding sequence ATGCGCGTCCCGCTGTCCTGGCTGCGCGAGTTCGTCCCACTGCCCGAGGAGCCGGAGGCCCTGCGCGACCGCCTGGCCATGCTGGGATTCGGCCACGAGCCGGTGCAGTGGGTGGGAGAGGAAGCCGTCCTGGACCTGGAGGTGGCCAGCAACCGGCCGGACCTGCTCAGCGTGCTTGGGGTGGCCCGCGAGATTGCCGCCGCCTGGGAGCGGGAGCTCACCCTTCCCCGGATCACCCTGCGGCGCAGCGCCACCCCGGCGGCGACAGTGGTGGATGTGGCCGTGGAGGACGTGCAGGGGTGTCCCCGCTACACGGCTCACGTGATCAGCGGCGTGCGCGTGGGCGCCTCCCCGCCCTGGATGGTACGCCGCCTGGAGGCCGCGGGCATCCGCAGCATCAACAACGTGGTGGACGTGACCAACTACGTGATGCTGGAGCAGGGGCAGCCTCTGCACGCCTTCGACCTGGACCGCCTGGCGGGGCCGCGGATTTTGGTACGGCGGGCACATCCGGGGGAGCGCCTGGTCACCCTGGACGGAGTGGACCGCCCCCTGGATCCGCAGGTGCTGGTCATCACCGATTCGGCCCGCCCTGTGGCCATCGCCGGAGTGATGGGCGGCGCCGACACCGAGATCGGTGCCGCCACCACCCGGGTGCTCCTGGAGGCGGCGGTCTTTCACCCCGCGCAGGTGCGCCGCACCGCCCGGCGGCTGGGTCTGCGCACCGAGTCCAGCGCCCGGTTCGAACGGGGCCTGGACCCGCGGGGGGTGCTGCGGGCGGCGCGCCGGGCCGCGGGCCTAATCGCCGAGGTGGCCGGCGGCCGGGTGCTGACCGGAGCCGTTGACGTCTACCCGCACCCCGCCCCGCCCACCACCATCACCCTGCGCCTGCCGCGGATCGCTCGGGTGCTGGGCGTGGAAGTGCCGCAGGCGACGGTGCTGGCCATCCTCCGGCGCCTGGGCTGCCGGGTGGTGCGTCGGGCGTCGCACCTGGTGGTGACCGCTCCGGTGGGGCGGGTTGATCTGGAGCGGGAGGAGGACCTGATCGAGGAGGTGGCGCGGCACTACGGCTACGACCGCATTCCGGAGGCGATGCCGCGGGAGGTGGTGCAGGCGGGCAGCGTGGCGCCCTCGCTGCAGGCCGAAGCGCGCGTCCGGGATCTGCTGGTCCGCGCCGGCTTCGTAGAGGCCATAACCCTCTCCCTGGTCAGCCCGGAGGTCTACCAGCGCCTGGGGGTGGGCGCGGACGATCTCCGGGAAGGTTTGGTGCCGCTGCAGAACCCACTGCTGGCGGACCACACCCACCTGCGGGCGATGCTCCTTCCCGGCCTGCTGGAGGTGCTGCGGGTAAACCTCAGCCGCCGGGTGGAGGACGTCCACCTCTTTGAGATCGGGCGTATCTTCCGGCCGGGGGTGGGTGCCACAGCCGGCCGGGTGGAGGAGCGACGTGCCCTGGCCGTGGCCATGCACGGGCGCTTGGCGCGGGGGTGGAACCTGCCGCCGGCGGCTGTGGAGGTCACCTTCTTTCACCTGAAGGGTCTGCTGGAGGAGCTGGGCGCTGTCCTGCGCCTCTCCCTGCAGGCGGAGCCCGCAGCCGCGCCCTGGCTGCACCCCGGGCGCGGCGCGCGGCTGCTGGCGGACGGGGCGGAGGCGGGGCTGTTCGGAGAGCTGCACCCCGAGGTGGCCGAACGCTTCGGGCTGAGCGGCCGCGTCTACGCGGCGGAGGTTGACCTGGAGGAACTGCTGCGCCGTGCCGCTCCCCGCCCGCGCTTCGACCCCCTGCCGCGTCACCCCTCCGTGGATCGGGACCTGGCCATCTTCGTCCCGGCGGACGTGCCGCAGGCCGAGGTGCTGCGGGTGATCCACGCGTCCGGGGGGCCCCTGCTGGAAAGCGCGGAGCTCTTCGACGTCTACACGGGGCCGCAGGCGCCCCCCGGGCAGCGCAGCCTGGCCTATAGCCTGCGCTTTCGCGCCGCCGACCGCACCCTGACCGCGGCGGAGGCCGACGGTGCCCTGGGGCGCATTCAGGCCGCGCTGCGGGAGAAGCTGGGGGCTACCCCGCGCGGCTAG